The Pseudomonas sp. PDM14 genomic interval CTCGGAGGATTTCCACGCGGTCAAAGAACACCAGGTCCTGGGTCGCCCAGTTACCCAGTACATAGAAGTTGCGCGGGACCGGCACGCCGTCGTACTGCCAGTCGTCGATCTGGAAGCCGCGCGAGGAAATCACCATGCCCGGGCCGATGCCGGTGGCGCCGACCAGGCCGGTGGTGTGGTTGACCGCGTCACGCAGGTCGGTGATGTCCTGATCGTCCAGCTGCTGGCGGGTGATCACGGTGACCGACTGGGGAATTTCCTTGAGCGTATGCGTGCCCTTGCCGATGGTCACTGCGCGGGCGGCGTAGGAGCCGCTGCCTTCGGTGGTGGCGCCTTGCAGGTCGGCATTGACGCTGGTGGCGCCCAGCTCCAGTGAGCCATCACCTGCGCTGGCGGGCTGCACGCTGAAGTTGCCACTCTCGGTGGTGCGCAGCTCCAGGCCGCTGCCTTCCAGCGCGCGCTGCATGGCCTGGATGGCGGTCATGCTGCCGCGAATCGCCGGTGCCTGCTTGCCCTTCACCAGTACCGGCTCCAGCGATACCACCTGGCCGCTCTGGCTGGCGATGGCATTCAGCGTCACGCCCAGGCTGTCGGCCGGCAGGTTGAATTCGAGCACCTGCTGCTGCGCGGCAGGCTGGGCGTAGACGTAGCCGAGCGGGCCGCTGGCGGCGAGCGCTACGGCGATGGCAATGGCGCGGGGCCAGGGTTTGGACACGAGGTTTCTCCTGAGTAAGTGGGCGATATCAGGAGATAGGTGGGATGAGAAATGAAAACCGGACACGGATGGGAATAATTTTCATAAATATTTTTCGCGACCCGCCGCAGAGCCCGCGACTCACTCCCGTGGGCCGAGCAGGGTCAGCCACGGGCCATAGCGCTCGACGCGGATCGGCAGGGTTTCTGCCAGAGCGGTGAGCGTGCGCTGCGGGTCGTCGAGGAGGAACACGCCCTGCACGCGCAGATCGCGCACCGCCGGGGCGACGCGGATCAGCCCCGGCTGGTAGGGGCGCAGCGCGTCGATCACGCTGCCCAGCGGCTCGTCGAGCACGCTCAGACGGCCGTCGAGCCAGTCGGCGCGGTGCAGCTGGCCGCTGCCGAGCAGTTCGATGCGCGCCGGGTGCAGTAGAGCGGCGTCACCCTGCTGCAGATCGGCGCTGCTGGCGCCACTGCGCAGACTCAGGCGCACCGCGTGTTCGAGCACCACCACGCGTGTTGCCTGTTCGTCCTGGCGCACCAGGAAGCGCGTGCCCAGTGCGCGGATGTCCCCCTGGGCGCTGCGCACGATGAACGGTCGTGCGGCATCCGGTGCGACCTGCACCACCAGTTCGCCGTGGCGCAGGTGCAGCAGGCGGCGGCTGGCATCGAAGTCGAGGTCGACCGCGCTGCCGGCATTCAGGCTCAGCTGGCTGCCATCGGCGAGGGTGAAGCGGCCGCGCTG includes:
- a CDS encoding FecR domain-containing protein produces the protein MSASLDRASEEAIDWMVRLRAGHIEPQQQARFERWLASDPSHADAWARLQERLGGHYDTLRNLERRAPGQAGEARKVLLQPATSRRDVLRGLVGVGLFGGGLWLAARSQPGQALLADLHTGNQRGRFTLADGSQLSLNAGSAVDLDFDASRRLLHLRHGELVVQVAPDAARPFIVRSAQGDIRALGTRFLVRQDEQATRVVVLEHAVRLSLRSGASSADLQQGDAALLHPARIELLGSGQLHRADWLDGRLSVLDEPLGSVIDALRPYQPGLIRVAPAVRDLRVQGVFLLDDPQRTLTALAETLPIRVERYGPWLTLLGPRE